A region of Gadus morhua chromosome 18, gadMor3.0, whole genome shotgun sequence DNA encodes the following proteins:
- the camk2g1 gene encoding calcium/calmodulin-dependent protein kinase (CaM kinase) II gamma 1 isoform X4, with protein sequence MATIVTSTRFTDEYQLYEELGKGAFSVVRRCVKKSSGQEYAAKIINTKKLSARDHQKLEREARICRLLKHSNIVRLHDSISEEGFHYLVFDLVTGGELFEDIVAREYYSEADASQCISQILESVNHIHQHDIVHRDLKPENLLLASKMKGAAVKLADFGLAIEVQGDQQAWFGFAGTPGYLSPEVLRKDPYGKPVDIWACGVILYILLVGYPPFWDEDQHKLYQQIKAGAYDFPSPEWDTVTPEAKNLINQMLTINPAKRITSEQALKHPWVCQRSTVASMMHRQETVECLRKFNARRKLKGAILTTMLVSRNFSVGRQHTNSAAAASSTASLAQEACKSLLNKKSDSAKPSTNNSKNSIVSAINALKDSNMGTNSQMESQSTVVHNPPDGVKGSTESNATNDEEEMKADSSVLSQNSATEEMPLLLSSTQSSPATRKQEIIKITEQLIEAVNNGDFDAYTRICDPGLTSFEPEALGNLVEGMDFHKFYFENLLSKNSKPVHTTLLNPHVHLIGEDAACIAYIRLTQFLDSTGRPRSSQSEETRVWHRRDGKWLNVHFHCSGAPAAPLQ encoded by the exons GGGAGCGTTTTCAGTGGTGCGTAGGTGTGTGAAGAAGTCGTCAGGACAAGAATATGCCGCAAAAATCATCAACACTAAGAAGCTGTCTGCTAGAG aCCATCAGAAACTGGAGAGGGAAGCTCGCATCTGCCGCCTCCTGAAACACTCCAACATTG TGAGACTCCATGACAGCATTTCAGAGGAAGGCTTTCATTACCTTGTCTTCGACCT GGTGACAGGAGGGGAGCTTTTCGAAGACATTGTGGCCCGGGAGTATTACAGTGAGGCCGATGCCAG TCAGTGTATCAGCCAGATCCTGGAGAGCGTCAATCACATCCACCAGCATGATATTGTGCACCGGGACCTCAAG cCCGAGAACCTGTTGCTGGCCAGTAAGATGAAGGGAGCTGCAGTGAAATTGGCGGACTTTGGCCTGGCTATTGAGGTCCAGGGAGACCAGCAGGCCTGGTTCG GCTTTGCGGGCACCCCTGGCTATCTCTCCCCTGAGGTCCTGAGGAAGGACCCCTATGGAAAGCCTGTGGATATCTGGGCCTGTG GTGTAATCCTCTACATCCTCCTGGTGGGATACCCTCCATTCTGGGACGAGGATCAACACAAGCTCTATCAGCAGATCAAAGCCGGGGCCTAcgac TTTCCATCCCCCGAGTGGGACACGGTGACCCCGGAGGCCAAGAACCTGATCAACCAGATGCTGACCATCAACCCGGCCAAGAGGATCACATCCGAGCAGGCCCTGAAGCACCCATGGGTCTGC cAACGCTCCACAGTAGCGTCCATGATGCACAGGCAGGAGACCGTGGAGTGTCTCCGCAAGTTCAACGCTCGCCGGAAACTCAAG GGAGCCATTCTCACCACTATGCTGGTGTCTAGGAACTTCTCAG TGGGCCGGCAGCATACCAACTCTGCTGCTGCCGCCTCCTCCACGGCCTCGCTGGCTCAGGAAG CATGCAAAAGTTTACTCAACAAGAAGTCCGACTCAGCCAAG CCCTCGACCAACAACAGTAAGAACAGTATAGTGAGCGCCATCAATGCCCTGAAAGACAGCAACATGGGAACCAACTCCCAGATG GAATCCCAGAGCACCGTGGTCCACAACCCCCCCGACGGTGTCAAG ggATCAACGGAGAGCAATGCAACCAATgacgaggaggagatgaagg cgGACAGCTCGGTGCTGAGTCAGAACAGTGCCACAGAGGAgatgcccctcctcctctcctcaacccAGAGTTCACCTGCCA ctcgCAAACAGGAGATAATCAAGATAACAGAGCAGCTGATTGAGGCGGTCAATAATGGCGATTTTGATGCTTACAC GAGGATTTGTGATCCTGGGCTCACCTCTTTTGAACCTGAGGCTCTAGGGAACCTGGTCGAGGGCATGGACTTCCACAAGTTCTACTTTGAGAACT TGCTGAGCAAGAACAGCAAGCCCGTGCACACCACTCTGCTCAACCCCCACGTGCACCTGATCGGCGAGGACGCGGCGTGCATCGCCTACATCCGCCTCACCCAGTTCCTGGACTCCACGGGCCGCCCGCGCTCCAGCCAGTCGGAGGAGACCCGTGTGTGGCACCGCCGCGACGGCAAGTGGCTCAACGTGCACTTCCACTGCTCAGGGGCCCCGGCCGCGCCGCTCCAGTGA
- the camk2g1 gene encoding calcium/calmodulin-dependent protein kinase (CaM kinase) II gamma 1 isoform X1, giving the protein MATIVTSTRFTDEYQLYEELGKGAFSVVRRCVKKSSGQEYAAKIINTKKLSARDHQKLEREARICRLLKHSNIVRLHDSISEEGFHYLVFDLVTGGELFEDIVAREYYSEADASQCISQILESVNHIHQHDIVHRDLKPENLLLASKMKGAAVKLADFGLAIEVQGDQQAWFGFAGTPGYLSPEVLRKDPYGKPVDIWACGVILYILLVGYPPFWDEDQHKLYQQIKAGAYDFPSPEWDTVTPEAKNLINQMLTINPAKRITSEQALKHPWVCQRSTVASMMHRQETVECLRKFNARRKLKGAILTTMLVSRNFSVGRQHTNSAAAASSTASLAQEACKSLLNKKSDSAKPSTNNSKNSIVSAINALKDSNMGTNSQMESQSTVVHNPPDGVKGSTESNATNDEEEMKADSSVLSQNSATEEMPLLLSSTQSSPATVPPNDIKRMAWNSTGNSSSYPESEQAQSAPDAAPLGGSAVPAKTNTQLTRKQEIIKITEQLIEAVNNGDFDAYTRICDPGLTSFEPEALGNLVEGMDFHKFYFENLLSKNSKPVHTTLLNPHVHLIGEDAACIAYIRLTQFLDSTGRPRSSQSEETRVWHRRDGKWLNVHFHCSGAPAAPLQ; this is encoded by the exons GGGAGCGTTTTCAGTGGTGCGTAGGTGTGTGAAGAAGTCGTCAGGACAAGAATATGCCGCAAAAATCATCAACACTAAGAAGCTGTCTGCTAGAG aCCATCAGAAACTGGAGAGGGAAGCTCGCATCTGCCGCCTCCTGAAACACTCCAACATTG TGAGACTCCATGACAGCATTTCAGAGGAAGGCTTTCATTACCTTGTCTTCGACCT GGTGACAGGAGGGGAGCTTTTCGAAGACATTGTGGCCCGGGAGTATTACAGTGAGGCCGATGCCAG TCAGTGTATCAGCCAGATCCTGGAGAGCGTCAATCACATCCACCAGCATGATATTGTGCACCGGGACCTCAAG cCCGAGAACCTGTTGCTGGCCAGTAAGATGAAGGGAGCTGCAGTGAAATTGGCGGACTTTGGCCTGGCTATTGAGGTCCAGGGAGACCAGCAGGCCTGGTTCG GCTTTGCGGGCACCCCTGGCTATCTCTCCCCTGAGGTCCTGAGGAAGGACCCCTATGGAAAGCCTGTGGATATCTGGGCCTGTG GTGTAATCCTCTACATCCTCCTGGTGGGATACCCTCCATTCTGGGACGAGGATCAACACAAGCTCTATCAGCAGATCAAAGCCGGGGCCTAcgac TTTCCATCCCCCGAGTGGGACACGGTGACCCCGGAGGCCAAGAACCTGATCAACCAGATGCTGACCATCAACCCGGCCAAGAGGATCACATCCGAGCAGGCCCTGAAGCACCCATGGGTCTGC cAACGCTCCACAGTAGCGTCCATGATGCACAGGCAGGAGACCGTGGAGTGTCTCCGCAAGTTCAACGCTCGCCGGAAACTCAAG GGAGCCATTCTCACCACTATGCTGGTGTCTAGGAACTTCTCAG TGGGCCGGCAGCATACCAACTCTGCTGCTGCCGCCTCCTCCACGGCCTCGCTGGCTCAGGAAG CATGCAAAAGTTTACTCAACAAGAAGTCCGACTCAGCCAAG CCCTCGACCAACAACAGTAAGAACAGTATAGTGAGCGCCATCAATGCCCTGAAAGACAGCAACATGGGAACCAACTCCCAGATG GAATCCCAGAGCACCGTGGTCCACAACCCCCCCGACGGTGTCAAG ggATCAACGGAGAGCAATGCAACCAATgacgaggaggagatgaagg cgGACAGCTCGGTGCTGAGTCAGAACAGTGCCACAGAGGAgatgcccctcctcctctcctcaacccAGAGTTCACCTGCCA CTGTTCCGCCGAATGACATAAAGCGCATGGCATGGAACAGCACGGGCAACAGCAGCTCCTACCCCGAGTCAGAGCAGGCTCAGTCTGCCCCCGACGCGGCTCCACTAGGGGGCAGCGCCGTCCCAGCTAAGACCAACACGCAGCTGA ctcgCAAACAGGAGATAATCAAGATAACAGAGCAGCTGATTGAGGCGGTCAATAATGGCGATTTTGATGCTTACAC GAGGATTTGTGATCCTGGGCTCACCTCTTTTGAACCTGAGGCTCTAGGGAACCTGGTCGAGGGCATGGACTTCCACAAGTTCTACTTTGAGAACT TGCTGAGCAAGAACAGCAAGCCCGTGCACACCACTCTGCTCAACCCCCACGTGCACCTGATCGGCGAGGACGCGGCGTGCATCGCCTACATCCGCCTCACCCAGTTCCTGGACTCCACGGGCCGCCCGCGCTCCAGCCAGTCGGAGGAGACCCGTGTGTGGCACCGCCGCGACGGCAAGTGGCTCAACGTGCACTTCCACTGCTCAGGGGCCCCGGCCGCGCCGCTCCAGTGA
- the camk2g1 gene encoding calcium/calmodulin-dependent protein kinase (CaM kinase) II gamma 1 isoform X2 produces MATIVTSTRFTDEYQLYEELGKGAFSVVRRCVKKSSGQEYAAKIINTKKLSARDHQKLEREARICRLLKHSNIVRLHDSISEEGFHYLVFDLVTGGELFEDIVAREYYSEADASQCISQILESVNHIHQHDIVHRDLKPENLLLASKMKGAAVKLADFGLAIEVQGDQQAWFGFAGTPGYLSPEVLRKDPYGKPVDIWACGVILYILLVGYPPFWDEDQHKLYQQIKAGAYDFPSPEWDTVTPEAKNLINQMLTINPAKRITSEQALKHPWVCQRSTVASMMHRQETVECLRKFNARRKLKGAILTTMLVSRNFSACKSLLNKKSDSAKPSTNNSKNSIVSAINALKDSNMGTNSQMESQSTVVHNPPDGVKGSTESNATNDEEEMKADSSVLSQNSATEEMPLLLSSTQSSPATVPPNDIKRMAWNSTGNSSSYPESEQAQSAPDAAPLGGSAVPAKTNTQLTRKQEIIKITEQLIEAVNNGDFDAYTRICDPGLTSFEPEALGNLVEGMDFHKFYFENLLSKNSKPVHTTLLNPHVHLIGEDAACIAYIRLTQFLDSTGRPRSSQSEETRVWHRRDGKWLNVHFHCSGAPAAPLQ; encoded by the exons GGGAGCGTTTTCAGTGGTGCGTAGGTGTGTGAAGAAGTCGTCAGGACAAGAATATGCCGCAAAAATCATCAACACTAAGAAGCTGTCTGCTAGAG aCCATCAGAAACTGGAGAGGGAAGCTCGCATCTGCCGCCTCCTGAAACACTCCAACATTG TGAGACTCCATGACAGCATTTCAGAGGAAGGCTTTCATTACCTTGTCTTCGACCT GGTGACAGGAGGGGAGCTTTTCGAAGACATTGTGGCCCGGGAGTATTACAGTGAGGCCGATGCCAG TCAGTGTATCAGCCAGATCCTGGAGAGCGTCAATCACATCCACCAGCATGATATTGTGCACCGGGACCTCAAG cCCGAGAACCTGTTGCTGGCCAGTAAGATGAAGGGAGCTGCAGTGAAATTGGCGGACTTTGGCCTGGCTATTGAGGTCCAGGGAGACCAGCAGGCCTGGTTCG GCTTTGCGGGCACCCCTGGCTATCTCTCCCCTGAGGTCCTGAGGAAGGACCCCTATGGAAAGCCTGTGGATATCTGGGCCTGTG GTGTAATCCTCTACATCCTCCTGGTGGGATACCCTCCATTCTGGGACGAGGATCAACACAAGCTCTATCAGCAGATCAAAGCCGGGGCCTAcgac TTTCCATCCCCCGAGTGGGACACGGTGACCCCGGAGGCCAAGAACCTGATCAACCAGATGCTGACCATCAACCCGGCCAAGAGGATCACATCCGAGCAGGCCCTGAAGCACCCATGGGTCTGC cAACGCTCCACAGTAGCGTCCATGATGCACAGGCAGGAGACCGTGGAGTGTCTCCGCAAGTTCAACGCTCGCCGGAAACTCAAG GGAGCCATTCTCACCACTATGCTGGTGTCTAGGAACTTCTCAG CATGCAAAAGTTTACTCAACAAGAAGTCCGACTCAGCCAAG CCCTCGACCAACAACAGTAAGAACAGTATAGTGAGCGCCATCAATGCCCTGAAAGACAGCAACATGGGAACCAACTCCCAGATG GAATCCCAGAGCACCGTGGTCCACAACCCCCCCGACGGTGTCAAG ggATCAACGGAGAGCAATGCAACCAATgacgaggaggagatgaagg cgGACAGCTCGGTGCTGAGTCAGAACAGTGCCACAGAGGAgatgcccctcctcctctcctcaacccAGAGTTCACCTGCCA CTGTTCCGCCGAATGACATAAAGCGCATGGCATGGAACAGCACGGGCAACAGCAGCTCCTACCCCGAGTCAGAGCAGGCTCAGTCTGCCCCCGACGCGGCTCCACTAGGGGGCAGCGCCGTCCCAGCTAAGACCAACACGCAGCTGA ctcgCAAACAGGAGATAATCAAGATAACAGAGCAGCTGATTGAGGCGGTCAATAATGGCGATTTTGATGCTTACAC GAGGATTTGTGATCCTGGGCTCACCTCTTTTGAACCTGAGGCTCTAGGGAACCTGGTCGAGGGCATGGACTTCCACAAGTTCTACTTTGAGAACT TGCTGAGCAAGAACAGCAAGCCCGTGCACACCACTCTGCTCAACCCCCACGTGCACCTGATCGGCGAGGACGCGGCGTGCATCGCCTACATCCGCCTCACCCAGTTCCTGGACTCCACGGGCCGCCCGCGCTCCAGCCAGTCGGAGGAGACCCGTGTGTGGCACCGCCGCGACGGCAAGTGGCTCAACGTGCACTTCCACTGCTCAGGGGCCCCGGCCGCGCCGCTCCAGTGA
- the camk2g1 gene encoding calcium/calmodulin-dependent protein kinase (CaM kinase) II gamma 1 isoform X5, whose amino-acid sequence MATIVTSTRFTDEYQLYEELGKGAFSVVRRCVKKSSGQEYAAKIINTKKLSARDHQKLEREARICRLLKHSNIVRLHDSISEEGFHYLVFDLVTGGELFEDIVAREYYSEADASQCISQILESVNHIHQHDIVHRDLKPENLLLASKMKGAAVKLADFGLAIEVQGDQQAWFGFAGTPGYLSPEVLRKDPYGKPVDIWACGVILYILLVGYPPFWDEDQHKLYQQIKAGAYDFPSPEWDTVTPEAKNLINQMLTINPAKRITSEQALKHPWVCQRSTVASMMHRQETVECLRKFNARRKLKGAILTTMLVSRNFSACKSLLNKKSDSAKESQSTVVHNPPDGVKGSTESNATNDEEEMKADSSVLSQNSATEEMPLLLSSTQSSPATVPPNDIKRMAWNSTGNSSSYPESEQAQSAPDAAPLGGSAVPAKTNTQLTRKQEIIKITEQLIEAVNNGDFDAYTRICDPGLTSFEPEALGNLVEGMDFHKFYFENLLSKNSKPVHTTLLNPHVHLIGEDAACIAYIRLTQFLDSTGRPRSSQSEETRVWHRRDGKWLNVHFHCSGAPAAPLQ is encoded by the exons GGGAGCGTTTTCAGTGGTGCGTAGGTGTGTGAAGAAGTCGTCAGGACAAGAATATGCCGCAAAAATCATCAACACTAAGAAGCTGTCTGCTAGAG aCCATCAGAAACTGGAGAGGGAAGCTCGCATCTGCCGCCTCCTGAAACACTCCAACATTG TGAGACTCCATGACAGCATTTCAGAGGAAGGCTTTCATTACCTTGTCTTCGACCT GGTGACAGGAGGGGAGCTTTTCGAAGACATTGTGGCCCGGGAGTATTACAGTGAGGCCGATGCCAG TCAGTGTATCAGCCAGATCCTGGAGAGCGTCAATCACATCCACCAGCATGATATTGTGCACCGGGACCTCAAG cCCGAGAACCTGTTGCTGGCCAGTAAGATGAAGGGAGCTGCAGTGAAATTGGCGGACTTTGGCCTGGCTATTGAGGTCCAGGGAGACCAGCAGGCCTGGTTCG GCTTTGCGGGCACCCCTGGCTATCTCTCCCCTGAGGTCCTGAGGAAGGACCCCTATGGAAAGCCTGTGGATATCTGGGCCTGTG GTGTAATCCTCTACATCCTCCTGGTGGGATACCCTCCATTCTGGGACGAGGATCAACACAAGCTCTATCAGCAGATCAAAGCCGGGGCCTAcgac TTTCCATCCCCCGAGTGGGACACGGTGACCCCGGAGGCCAAGAACCTGATCAACCAGATGCTGACCATCAACCCGGCCAAGAGGATCACATCCGAGCAGGCCCTGAAGCACCCATGGGTCTGC cAACGCTCCACAGTAGCGTCCATGATGCACAGGCAGGAGACCGTGGAGTGTCTCCGCAAGTTCAACGCTCGCCGGAAACTCAAG GGAGCCATTCTCACCACTATGCTGGTGTCTAGGAACTTCTCAG CATGCAAAAGTTTACTCAACAAGAAGTCCGACTCAGCCAAG GAATCCCAGAGCACCGTGGTCCACAACCCCCCCGACGGTGTCAAG ggATCAACGGAGAGCAATGCAACCAATgacgaggaggagatgaagg cgGACAGCTCGGTGCTGAGTCAGAACAGTGCCACAGAGGAgatgcccctcctcctctcctcaacccAGAGTTCACCTGCCA CTGTTCCGCCGAATGACATAAAGCGCATGGCATGGAACAGCACGGGCAACAGCAGCTCCTACCCCGAGTCAGAGCAGGCTCAGTCTGCCCCCGACGCGGCTCCACTAGGGGGCAGCGCCGTCCCAGCTAAGACCAACACGCAGCTGA ctcgCAAACAGGAGATAATCAAGATAACAGAGCAGCTGATTGAGGCGGTCAATAATGGCGATTTTGATGCTTACAC GAGGATTTGTGATCCTGGGCTCACCTCTTTTGAACCTGAGGCTCTAGGGAACCTGGTCGAGGGCATGGACTTCCACAAGTTCTACTTTGAGAACT TGCTGAGCAAGAACAGCAAGCCCGTGCACACCACTCTGCTCAACCCCCACGTGCACCTGATCGGCGAGGACGCGGCGTGCATCGCCTACATCCGCCTCACCCAGTTCCTGGACTCCACGGGCCGCCCGCGCTCCAGCCAGTCGGAGGAGACCCGTGTGTGGCACCGCCGCGACGGCAAGTGGCTCAACGTGCACTTCCACTGCTCAGGGGCCCCGGCCGCGCCGCTCCAGTGA
- the camk2g1 gene encoding calcium/calmodulin-dependent protein kinase (CaM kinase) II gamma 1 isoform X7: MATIVTSTRFTDEYQLYEELGKGAFSVVRRCVKKSSGQEYAAKIINTKKLSARDHQKLEREARICRLLKHSNIVRLHDSISEEGFHYLVFDLVTGGELFEDIVAREYYSEADASQCISQILESVNHIHQHDIVHRDLKPENLLLASKMKGAAVKLADFGLAIEVQGDQQAWFGFAGTPGYLSPEVLRKDPYGKPVDIWACGVILYILLVGYPPFWDEDQHKLYQQIKAGAYDFPSPEWDTVTPEAKNLINQMLTINPAKRITSEQALKHPWVCQRSTVASMMHRQETVECLRKFNARRKLKGAILTTMLVSRNFSACKSLLNKKSDSAKPSTNNSKNSIVSAINALKDSNMGTNSQMESQSTVVHNPPDGVKGSTESNATNDEEEMKADSSVLSQNSATEEMPLLLSSTQSSPATRKQEIIKITEQLIEAVNNGDFDAYTRICDPGLTSFEPEALGNLVEGMDFHKFYFENLLSKNSKPVHTTLLNPHVHLIGEDAACIAYIRLTQFLDSTGRPRSSQSEETRVWHRRDGKWLNVHFHCSGAPAAPLQ, from the exons GGGAGCGTTTTCAGTGGTGCGTAGGTGTGTGAAGAAGTCGTCAGGACAAGAATATGCCGCAAAAATCATCAACACTAAGAAGCTGTCTGCTAGAG aCCATCAGAAACTGGAGAGGGAAGCTCGCATCTGCCGCCTCCTGAAACACTCCAACATTG TGAGACTCCATGACAGCATTTCAGAGGAAGGCTTTCATTACCTTGTCTTCGACCT GGTGACAGGAGGGGAGCTTTTCGAAGACATTGTGGCCCGGGAGTATTACAGTGAGGCCGATGCCAG TCAGTGTATCAGCCAGATCCTGGAGAGCGTCAATCACATCCACCAGCATGATATTGTGCACCGGGACCTCAAG cCCGAGAACCTGTTGCTGGCCAGTAAGATGAAGGGAGCTGCAGTGAAATTGGCGGACTTTGGCCTGGCTATTGAGGTCCAGGGAGACCAGCAGGCCTGGTTCG GCTTTGCGGGCACCCCTGGCTATCTCTCCCCTGAGGTCCTGAGGAAGGACCCCTATGGAAAGCCTGTGGATATCTGGGCCTGTG GTGTAATCCTCTACATCCTCCTGGTGGGATACCCTCCATTCTGGGACGAGGATCAACACAAGCTCTATCAGCAGATCAAAGCCGGGGCCTAcgac TTTCCATCCCCCGAGTGGGACACGGTGACCCCGGAGGCCAAGAACCTGATCAACCAGATGCTGACCATCAACCCGGCCAAGAGGATCACATCCGAGCAGGCCCTGAAGCACCCATGGGTCTGC cAACGCTCCACAGTAGCGTCCATGATGCACAGGCAGGAGACCGTGGAGTGTCTCCGCAAGTTCAACGCTCGCCGGAAACTCAAG GGAGCCATTCTCACCACTATGCTGGTGTCTAGGAACTTCTCAG CATGCAAAAGTTTACTCAACAAGAAGTCCGACTCAGCCAAG CCCTCGACCAACAACAGTAAGAACAGTATAGTGAGCGCCATCAATGCCCTGAAAGACAGCAACATGGGAACCAACTCCCAGATG GAATCCCAGAGCACCGTGGTCCACAACCCCCCCGACGGTGTCAAG ggATCAACGGAGAGCAATGCAACCAATgacgaggaggagatgaagg cgGACAGCTCGGTGCTGAGTCAGAACAGTGCCACAGAGGAgatgcccctcctcctctcctcaacccAGAGTTCACCTGCCA ctcgCAAACAGGAGATAATCAAGATAACAGAGCAGCTGATTGAGGCGGTCAATAATGGCGATTTTGATGCTTACAC GAGGATTTGTGATCCTGGGCTCACCTCTTTTGAACCTGAGGCTCTAGGGAACCTGGTCGAGGGCATGGACTTCCACAAGTTCTACTTTGAGAACT TGCTGAGCAAGAACAGCAAGCCCGTGCACACCACTCTGCTCAACCCCCACGTGCACCTGATCGGCGAGGACGCGGCGTGCATCGCCTACATCCGCCTCACCCAGTTCCTGGACTCCACGGGCCGCCCGCGCTCCAGCCAGTCGGAGGAGACCCGTGTGTGGCACCGCCGCGACGGCAAGTGGCTCAACGTGCACTTCCACTGCTCAGGGGCCCCGGCCGCGCCGCTCCAGTGA
- the camk2g1 gene encoding calcium/calmodulin-dependent protein kinase (CaM kinase) II gamma 1 isoform X3, producing the protein MATIVTSTRFTDEYQLYEELGKGAFSVVRRCVKKSSGQEYAAKIINTKKLSARDHQKLEREARICRLLKHSNIVRLHDSISEEGFHYLVFDLVTGGELFEDIVAREYYSEADASQCISQILESVNHIHQHDIVHRDLKPENLLLASKMKGAAVKLADFGLAIEVQGDQQAWFGFAGTPGYLSPEVLRKDPYGKPVDIWACGVILYILLVGYPPFWDEDQHKLYQQIKAGAYDFPSPEWDTVTPEAKNLINQMLTINPAKRITSEQALKHPWVCQRSTVASMMHRQETVECLRKFNARRKLKGAILTTMLVSRNFSVGRQHTNSAAAASSTASLAQEACKSLLNKKSDSAKESQSTVVHNPPDGVKGSTESNATNDEEEMKADSSVLSQNSATEEMPLLLSSTQSSPATVPPNDIKRMAWNSTGNSSSYPESEQAQSAPDAAPLGGSAVPAKTNTQLTRKQEIIKITEQLIEAVNNGDFDAYTRICDPGLTSFEPEALGNLVEGMDFHKFYFENLLSKNSKPVHTTLLNPHVHLIGEDAACIAYIRLTQFLDSTGRPRSSQSEETRVWHRRDGKWLNVHFHCSGAPAAPLQ; encoded by the exons GGGAGCGTTTTCAGTGGTGCGTAGGTGTGTGAAGAAGTCGTCAGGACAAGAATATGCCGCAAAAATCATCAACACTAAGAAGCTGTCTGCTAGAG aCCATCAGAAACTGGAGAGGGAAGCTCGCATCTGCCGCCTCCTGAAACACTCCAACATTG TGAGACTCCATGACAGCATTTCAGAGGAAGGCTTTCATTACCTTGTCTTCGACCT GGTGACAGGAGGGGAGCTTTTCGAAGACATTGTGGCCCGGGAGTATTACAGTGAGGCCGATGCCAG TCAGTGTATCAGCCAGATCCTGGAGAGCGTCAATCACATCCACCAGCATGATATTGTGCACCGGGACCTCAAG cCCGAGAACCTGTTGCTGGCCAGTAAGATGAAGGGAGCTGCAGTGAAATTGGCGGACTTTGGCCTGGCTATTGAGGTCCAGGGAGACCAGCAGGCCTGGTTCG GCTTTGCGGGCACCCCTGGCTATCTCTCCCCTGAGGTCCTGAGGAAGGACCCCTATGGAAAGCCTGTGGATATCTGGGCCTGTG GTGTAATCCTCTACATCCTCCTGGTGGGATACCCTCCATTCTGGGACGAGGATCAACACAAGCTCTATCAGCAGATCAAAGCCGGGGCCTAcgac TTTCCATCCCCCGAGTGGGACACGGTGACCCCGGAGGCCAAGAACCTGATCAACCAGATGCTGACCATCAACCCGGCCAAGAGGATCACATCCGAGCAGGCCCTGAAGCACCCATGGGTCTGC cAACGCTCCACAGTAGCGTCCATGATGCACAGGCAGGAGACCGTGGAGTGTCTCCGCAAGTTCAACGCTCGCCGGAAACTCAAG GGAGCCATTCTCACCACTATGCTGGTGTCTAGGAACTTCTCAG TGGGCCGGCAGCATACCAACTCTGCTGCTGCCGCCTCCTCCACGGCCTCGCTGGCTCAGGAAG CATGCAAAAGTTTACTCAACAAGAAGTCCGACTCAGCCAAG GAATCCCAGAGCACCGTGGTCCACAACCCCCCCGACGGTGTCAAG ggATCAACGGAGAGCAATGCAACCAATgacgaggaggagatgaagg cgGACAGCTCGGTGCTGAGTCAGAACAGTGCCACAGAGGAgatgcccctcctcctctcctcaacccAGAGTTCACCTGCCA CTGTTCCGCCGAATGACATAAAGCGCATGGCATGGAACAGCACGGGCAACAGCAGCTCCTACCCCGAGTCAGAGCAGGCTCAGTCTGCCCCCGACGCGGCTCCACTAGGGGGCAGCGCCGTCCCAGCTAAGACCAACACGCAGCTGA ctcgCAAACAGGAGATAATCAAGATAACAGAGCAGCTGATTGAGGCGGTCAATAATGGCGATTTTGATGCTTACAC GAGGATTTGTGATCCTGGGCTCACCTCTTTTGAACCTGAGGCTCTAGGGAACCTGGTCGAGGGCATGGACTTCCACAAGTTCTACTTTGAGAACT TGCTGAGCAAGAACAGCAAGCCCGTGCACACCACTCTGCTCAACCCCCACGTGCACCTGATCGGCGAGGACGCGGCGTGCATCGCCTACATCCGCCTCACCCAGTTCCTGGACTCCACGGGCCGCCCGCGCTCCAGCCAGTCGGAGGAGACCCGTGTGTGGCACCGCCGCGACGGCAAGTGGCTCAACGTGCACTTCCACTGCTCAGGGGCCCCGGCCGCGCCGCTCCAGTGA